A genomic segment from Sparus aurata chromosome 10, fSpaAur1.1, whole genome shotgun sequence encodes:
- the LOC115589321 gene encoding myelin-oligodendrocyte glycoprotein-like has translation MDELPRGNISMKIFKVKLSDAGAYKCSLPAMKKEAEVELIVGQSAVIGSDQPVKVLVSDDIILPCHLEPPLDVTTLSVEWRRGPALVHVYRNRRDDPVSQDQNFKGRTSLFQDEITRGNISLKMTNITEQDAGNYTCSVPKLQRSSITLVVEPKSALGFIIIIPVIAVIALIIATFLKYRKIIKRKIFQMTRQSSEQCRVSDNEEKQSLNVMSRLPEKEKIPQQQNSSPDIYTVSGLCHHDQSTAASTNSSLTFGNFLQNKDPNDAKLRRRPLSVPTNNPADT, from the exons ATGGATGAACTGCCGCGTGGAAATATCTCCATGAaaatatttaaagtgaaactgtcTGATGCTGGAGCCTACAAATGTTCTCTCCCTGCAATGAAGAAGGAAGCTGAGGTGGAACTTATTGTTG GAcagtctgctgtgattggctcagacCAACCAGTTAAAGTACTGgtcagtgatgacatcatcctgcCATGTCACCTGGAGCCTCCACTGGATGTAACAACACTATCAGTGGAGTGGAGACGTGGTCCAGCCCTGGTCCACGTCTATAGAAACAGGAGGGATGATCCAGTTTCTCAGGACCAGAACTTCAAAGGTAGAACTTCTCTCTTCCAAGATGAGATAAccagaggaaacatttctctaaaaatgACCAACATCACTGAGCAGGATGCAGGAAATTACACCTGCTCTGTTCCCAAACTGCAAAGAAGCTCCATTACACTTGTTGTTG AGCCAAAATCAGCCCTTG gTTTTATAATTATCATTCCTGTCATTGCGGTAATTGCACTTATTATTGCCACATTTCTGAAGTACAGAAAGATCA taaaaagaaaaattttTCAAATGACCAGGCAGTCCTCTGAACAATGTCGTGTGAGTGATAATGAAGAGAAGCAGTCCCTGAATGTCATGTCAAGGCTTCCTGAGAAAGAGAAGATCCCTcaacaacagaacagcagcCCTGACATTTACACTGTCAGTGGTCTTTGCCACCATGACCAGTCCACTGCAGCCTCAACCAACAGCAGTCTAACATTTGGCAACTTTCTCCAGAACAAGGACCCAAACGATGCCAAACTTAGGCGTCGACCTTTATCAGTCCCGACTAACAACCCAGCTGACACCTGA